Proteins encoded in a region of the Triticum dicoccoides isolate Atlit2015 ecotype Zavitan chromosome 3A, WEW_v2.0, whole genome shotgun sequence genome:
- the LOC119269422 gene encoding RING-H2 finger protein ATL74-like produces MGAHTRSMSWYMGQTGSQAPSSAENGAQRALSSGGGGDASFDTNMVIILAALLFALLFALGLNSLARYVIRWARRASLEASGGGELDGAASAASAGGRGGLKKRTLRSLPIEVYGACAAAGGGGAAPADDVCAICLGEFEDGEKVRVLPRCGHEFHVRCVDTWLVSHDSCPTCRDSVLSGAAAAGRSGGRPGSADAAAVEVVIAA; encoded by the coding sequence ATGGGCGCGCACACCCGGTCCATGAGCTGGTACATGGGCCAGACGGGCTCGCAGGCGCCGTCGAGCGCCGAGAACGGCGCGCAGCGCGCgctcagcagcggcggcggcggcgacgccagCTTCGACACCAACATGGTCATCATCCTCGCCGCGCTGCTCTTCGCCCTGCTCTTCGCGCTCGGCCTCAACTCCCTCGCGCGGTACGTCATCCGGTGGGCGCGGCGCGCGTCGCTGGAGGCGTCGGGCGGCGGGGAGCTGGACGGCGCGGCGTCGGCGGCGTCGGCGGGCGGGCGGGGCGGGCTCAAGAAGCGCACGCTCAGGAGCCTCCCCATCGAGGTGTACGGCGCGTGCGCGGCCGCGGGCGGGGGCGGCGCCGCGCCGGCGGACGACGTCTGCGCCATCTGCCTCGGCGAGTTCGAGGACGGCGAGAAGGTGCGCGTGCTGCCGCGCTGCGGCCACGAGTTCCACGTCCGCTGCGTCGACACCTGGCTCGTCTCGCACGACTCCTGCCCCACCTGCCGGGACTCGGTGCTCAGCGGCGCGGCCGCCGCCGGGCGCAGCGGCGGGCGGCCCGGGAGCGCCGACGCCGCGGCCGTCGAGGTGGTCATCGCCGCGTGA